The region AGCCTCTGATCGCCGTCGCTATGATGAATTGGGAGTAAAGGGTGCGATCGCCAAACCATTTAATCCACTCCAACTTGCGAGTCAAGTTGCAACAACCTTGGGATGGAATCTTTAACAGACAACTAAACGGCGAATCGGTTGATTGTATTACAATTCGTAACATACTTTTCATTATTTTTGGGTTTCCTCACAAGTTTCTCAACTTGTTCTTCTAACCTAAAAATAGAATTTCTCTAAATCTAAACCACGTCCAACTCGGAAACTGAAGGTTTCTCTAGGGAAAAACTACGAATTTGGACATGGACAGGGTTTAATTTCAACTGGCTGACTTGGGAGGCACCCAATGGAAGTTGTCAGAAAGATCAACAATGAACTCGCAATTGCTGGTCCTTGTCCAATTCAGCAATTGCAGCAACTCGCTACAGAGGGATTTCAATCGGTATTGAACTTACGATCATTGGATGCTGATCTCCTCACCAGTGAACAACAGTATGTTGAAAGTTTGGGGCTGTGCTACGTTAACTTACCCATTGATCGTGAAATTATGACAGTTGATGTGGCGCTCAAAGCACTCAAGCAAATTGATCAATTGCCCAAACCAAGCCTGGTCTGCTGCAATAATGCAATGCTAGCAGCCGCGATGGTCTTAATGCATATTGCAGTTTGCCAGGGTGAACCTTTGCACCAAGCCTTTAAGCGAGCTGAGAATTTGGGCTTATTTGCAGTCCCATTCCAGACAGCAATCGTCTCTTAAAAGGTTTAAAGGTTTGGGTTTGAAGTCCCTTTTCCCTACTGGGATGAGGGGAAAAGATTTGTCAATCAACCAAAGCATACCAGTTCTAGATCAACAAGGGGTTTAAGCTCCTTGTTGATCTAGAACCCAAAGGTTATCCTGTCGGTACAGTTTCATAATTGAATTTCTGCTTTCAAAATGGAAGGATCGGTTGTGTGTGAGAGGTGAAAACCGAGCTTTTCACAAACTCGTTGCATTCCACGGTTGTCAGACAGAATTTCGGCTGTCACCCGCTGAATGTGCTCATCCTGCCCAACCTGTAATAAGCGCCTGAGCAACTCAGTTCCCAAGCCACGACGCTGAACGCGATCGCTTACTAGCATGGCAAATTCTGCTTCATTGGTGCTGTGTAGTTTACTCAGCCGCCCGATCGCCCATATCTCGTGAATGCCAGTTTCAGGATTCTTGTAATCAGCGACTAGCGCCATTTCACGATCGTAATCAATAAAGCAAATGCGCGTCAGGCGATCGTGGGCAATACGCTGACTTAATTTCATCAAATGAAAGTAGCGCAAATAGACACTTTGTTCAGATAAAGTTTTGTGGAATTGAATGACCAAGGGTTCGTCTTCAGGTCGAATCGGACGAATTACAATTTCTGTACCATCGTTTAGTTGCCAGGGGGCGGCATACTGGGTGGGATAGGGACGGATTGCAAGTTTTGGTAGTTGCTCGTCCTGAATCATAGCATCATGCAAAACAATCCGTGCATCCAACGCTAGCAAAGAAGAGGCGGTACTTGTAGATTGTGGATCGTGGATTGTAGACGGCAGGTGTTCTGTCGCTTCCCTACCTTCTGACTTCTGATTTCTAATTTCTGACTTCTGGCTTCTAGCCAACAGTGGATTAATATCAATCTCTTTAATCCAACGTTGTTCTGCTACTAGTTGACTGAACCGTACTAATAACTGCTCAAGCGCTGCCAAATCAACTGGAGATTGCCCTCGCACACCCTGCAATGCCTTATAGATACGGGTTTGCTCCATCAGGCGTCGCGCCAGTGTGGAGTTGAGCGGGGGGAGCGCGATCGCCCGATCCTGAAACACCTCCACAAACTGTCCACCTGCACCAAACAGCAACACTGGACCAAATTGTGGATCAAGACTACTCCCAACAATTAGTTCATAACCAGTTAGCTTCACCATTGGCTGTACTGTCACACCTAAAAAATGCTCGGCGCCAACTTTTTGAGAAACCACTGTTTCAATGGTGCGGTAGGCTCGGCGCACAGACTCAGCATCCACTAAGTTCAACTGGACACCTCCAACATCAGTTTTGTGAGTGATAGTTTTGGAGAACAGTTTGAGCACAACGGGATACCCAATCGCATCCGCACAATCAACCGCATCTGATTCATTCGTCGCAATATATGTTTGGACAACTGGAATTCCGTATGCAGCTAAAATTTGCTTAGATTCGACCTCTGTGAGAATAGTTCGTTGAGCCTTACGAGCAGTAGAGATAATTGCTTCAACTTGAGCACGATCTGGGATAGCCTCTTCTGCATTAGCAGATAAAACTGGTGTTTCGTAGATGCCACGCAGATTGTAAGCAAACCGCCACAAATAACTAAACACACGTGCTGCCGTATCGGGGAAAGGGTAGGTGGGAATGTTTGCTTGATTCAGAAGTAATTCTCCTGCATTCACCTCTGAATTCCCCATCCAACTAGCTAGAATCGGTTTAGTAGACTGGTGCAGATCCCG is a window of Leptolyngbyaceae cyanobacterium JSC-12 DNA encoding:
- a CDS encoding hypothetical protein (IMG reference gene:2510098348~PFAM: Putative phosphatase (DUF442)), which translates into the protein MEVVRKINNELAIAGPCPIQQLQQLATEGFQSVLNLRSLDADLLTSEQQYVESLGLCYVNLPIDREIMTVDVALKALKQIDQLPKPSLVCCNNAMLAAAMVLMHIAVCQGEPLHQAFKRAENLGLFAVPFQTAIVS
- a CDS encoding acyl-CoA synthetase (NDP forming) (IMG reference gene:2510098349~PFAM: CoA binding domain; Acetyltransferase (GNAT) family~TIGRFAM: acetyl coenzyme A synthetase (ADP forming), alpha domain), with product MVQLMQALSISASDRAYDILRTEHRPLDAIFAPKSVAVIGATDRPGSVGRIVLWNLLSNAFGGTVYPVNLNRHSVLGIKAYPTILDVPEPIDLAVIATPATTVPAVIQECVNAGVKGAIVLSAGFKEIGAAGIELEQQVYEQLQRSQMRLIGPNCLGVMNPVAGLNATFANAMACPGNVGFISQSGALCSAILDWSFRENVGFSAFVSIGSMLDVNWGDLIYYLGDDPHTHSIVMYMESIGDARSFLSAAREVALIKPIIVLKAGRTEAAAQAATSHTGALAGSDAVLDAAFRRSGVLRVDRISDLFDMAEVLAKQPRPKGPRLTIITNAGGPGVLATDALLTNGGELAQLSDDTITALDQQLPPFWSHQNPIDILGDADPDRYQQAIQIATQDPESDGLLVILTPQAMTDPTQTAERLKAWVEKRDLHQSTKPILASWMGNSEVNAGELLLNQANIPTYPFPDTAARVFSYLWRFAYNLRGIYETPVLSANAEEAIPDRAQVEAIISTARKAQRTILTEVESKQILAAYGIPVVQTYIATNESDAVDCADAIGYPVVLKLFSKTITHKTDVGGVQLNLVDAESVRRAYRTIETVVSQKVGAEHFLGVTVQPMVKLTGYELIVGSSLDPQFGPVLLFGAGGQFVEVFQDRAIALPPLNSTLARRLMEQTRIYKALQGVRGQSPVDLAALEQLLVRFSQLVAEQRWIKEIDINPLLARSQKSEIRNQKSEGREATEHLPSTIHDPQSTSTASSLLALDARIVLHDAMIQDEQLPKLAIRPYPTQYAAPWQLNDGTEIVIRPIRPEDEPLVIQFHKTLSEQSVYLRYFHLMKLSQRIAHDRLTRICFIDYDREMALVADYKNPETGIHEIWAIGRLSKLHSTNEAEFAMLVSDRVQRRGLGTELLRRLLQVGQDEHIQRVTAEILSDNRGMQRVCEKLGFHLSHTTDPSILKAEIQL